From Pseudomonas hefeiensis, one genomic window encodes:
- a CDS encoding sensor histidine kinase — MRLADFILDNIEPILQAWEDFAKTITPASHGMDSVALRDHAEQMLRTIAADLRTSQTVKEQIAKSQGDAPAAEAETAAETHAVIRQSSGFTVEQMVSEYRALRTSVLMLWMPQTQLDHEQVVSDVIRFNEAVDQALAESVVSYSGAVDAGRNIFLGILGHDLRSPLGAILLSSEVLLRAGDLPAKATKISSRIYTSVKRANKIVGDLLDFTRTQLGAGIPVQRFNGDLVAACEGMVEEARAYHPESKIIFETTGALEGQFDQARMEQVFANLIGNAVQHGSEGAPITVSLSTEEDTAVIAINNQGKPIEKDAIASIFNPMVRQLRSGDMQYGSAAGLGLGLHIASAIVSAHKGTIEVHSKARSGTTFTVRIPLHAD; from the coding sequence ATGCGCCTGGCTGATTTCATTCTCGACAATATCGAGCCTATTCTTCAGGCGTGGGAAGACTTCGCCAAAACCATCACGCCCGCGTCCCATGGCATGGATTCGGTGGCTTTGCGCGATCACGCCGAGCAGATGCTGCGCACCATCGCCGCTGACCTGCGTACTTCGCAGACGGTCAAGGAACAGATCGCCAAGTCCCAGGGCGATGCGCCGGCGGCAGAGGCTGAAACCGCAGCCGAAACCCATGCGGTCATTCGCCAGTCCTCGGGGTTTACGGTAGAGCAGATGGTTTCGGAATACCGGGCGCTGCGCACCAGTGTGCTGATGCTCTGGATGCCGCAGACCCAACTGGACCACGAGCAAGTGGTGTCCGACGTGATCCGTTTCAACGAAGCCGTAGACCAGGCCCTGGCGGAGTCCGTGGTCAGTTATTCAGGCGCCGTCGATGCGGGCCGCAATATCTTTCTCGGGATTCTGGGACATGACCTGCGAAGCCCCCTGGGCGCGATCCTGCTGAGTTCCGAAGTGCTGCTGCGGGCAGGCGACCTGCCCGCCAAAGCCACCAAGATCTCTTCGCGCATCTACACCAGTGTCAAACGGGCCAACAAGATTGTTGGCGATCTGTTGGACTTCACCCGTACCCAATTGGGGGCGGGCATTCCGGTGCAGCGCTTCAACGGTGACCTGGTGGCGGCCTGCGAGGGCATGGTGGAGGAGGCGCGGGCCTATCATCCGGAAAGCAAAATCATCTTTGAAACGACTGGTGCCCTGGAGGGCCAGTTTGACCAGGCGCGCATGGAGCAGGTGTTCGCCAACCTGATCGGTAATGCCGTCCAGCATGGCAGCGAGGGTGCGCCGATTACCGTTTCATTGAGCACCGAAGAGGATACGGCAGTCATCGCGATCAACAACCAGGGCAAGCCTATCGAGAAAGACGCCATTGCCAGCATCTTCAATCCCATGGTCCGGCAATTGCGCAGCGGCGACATGCAGTATGGCTCTGCGGCCGGGCTCGGGCTGGGCCTGCACATCGCGTCAGCCATCGTATCCGCCCATAAGGGCACTATCGAGGTGCATTCGAAGGCAAGATCGGGCACCACTTTCACCGTACGGATCCCGCTCCACGCCGACTGA
- a CDS encoding EamA family transporter, whose amino-acid sequence MTRSTATPDTPTPLPRHLAVLVLLCMGCAFAGNHVAARAAFDDGAGVLLAILLRSGGTLLVLAAMVLWQRQNLRLPPGVWRWQLVLGLLIAAQSLCLYSAVARVPVALALLVGNVFPILLALLTWALGGPRPTARTAALMGMILVGLVFVLEVPARLSSQESVGPQWLLGVGLAFGAACVFACALWITDHKLSRVRGSVRSLLTIFIVFSSVNLAGLTGALPGGFDLPASSTGWFALATLVVLYGTGFIVLFISVPRLDMPRNAPVMNIEPLATLLIGWLVLDQMLNPGQVVGGAIVVTGIVLLTYRKVERIKSPVADAAGRN is encoded by the coding sequence ATGACCCGCTCCACGGCTACACCTGACACCCCCACTCCGTTACCTCGGCACCTCGCCGTGCTGGTTCTGCTGTGCATGGGATGCGCCTTCGCCGGCAACCATGTCGCCGCCAGGGCGGCATTTGATGACGGTGCCGGGGTCTTGCTGGCGATCCTGCTACGCTCGGGCGGCACCCTGCTGGTGCTGGCCGCAATGGTGCTCTGGCAACGCCAGAACCTGCGCCTGCCACCAGGGGTCTGGCGCTGGCAATTAGTCCTGGGGCTGTTGATTGCCGCCCAGAGTCTGTGCCTGTATTCCGCGGTGGCGCGGGTCCCGGTCGCCCTGGCGCTGTTGGTGGGCAATGTCTTTCCGATCCTGCTGGCGTTGCTGACCTGGGCACTCGGCGGGCCACGCCCGACCGCACGCACTGCCGCGTTGATGGGCATGATTCTGGTGGGTCTGGTGTTCGTGCTGGAAGTCCCGGCCCGGCTGTCGTCGCAAGAGAGCGTCGGCCCGCAATGGTTGCTGGGTGTGGGTCTGGCCTTCGGTGCTGCCTGTGTTTTCGCCTGTGCGCTATGGATCACCGACCACAAATTGTCCCGGGTGCGCGGTTCGGTCCGCAGCCTGCTGACCATTTTCATCGTGTTCAGCAGCGTCAACCTCGCCGGCCTGACCGGCGCCCTTCCCGGTGGCTTCGACCTGCCGGCCAGCAGCACCGGCTGGTTTGCCCTGGCGACCCTGGTGGTGCTTTATGGCACCGGGTTTATCGTGCTGTTCATTTCAGTGCCTCGCCTGGACATGCCGCGCAACGCCCCGGTGATGAACATCGAACCGCTGGCGACCCTGCTGATCGGCTGGCTGGTGCTTGACCAGATGCTCAACCCGGGCCAAGTGGTGGGTGGCGCGATTGTGGTCACCGGCATTGTGTTGCTGACTTATCGCAAGGTCGAACGCATCAAGTCGCCGGTTGCCGACGCCGCTGGACGCAACTGA
- a CDS encoding DUF5074 domain-containing protein: MKRSDAQILREYGPFPDVDCVHGVSHDGELVWFASGDKLHALDPASGQTLRSLDVPADAGTAFDGEHLFQIAGDTIRKIDPRTGQVLASIAAPNSGDDSGLAWAEGSLWVGQYKARKILQIDPSSGQILRTLESNRFVTGVTWVDGELWHGTWENDESDLRRIDPQTAQVLESVTMPPGIGVSGLESDGADRFFCGGGGSAKVRAVRRPA, translated from the coding sequence ATGAAACGTTCAGATGCCCAGATCCTGCGTGAATACGGCCCTTTTCCCGACGTCGATTGCGTTCACGGTGTCAGTCACGACGGCGAGCTCGTCTGGTTTGCTTCAGGCGACAAGCTGCACGCACTCGATCCCGCCAGCGGCCAGACGTTGCGTTCGCTGGACGTCCCGGCAGACGCCGGAACGGCTTTTGACGGTGAGCACCTGTTCCAGATCGCGGGCGACACCATTCGCAAGATCGACCCGCGCACTGGCCAGGTACTGGCGAGCATTGCGGCGCCCAATAGCGGTGATGATTCAGGACTGGCCTGGGCCGAAGGATCACTCTGGGTCGGCCAGTACAAGGCGCGCAAAATCCTCCAGATCGATCCCTCCAGTGGCCAGATCCTGCGCACCCTCGAATCCAACCGCTTCGTCACGGGCGTGACCTGGGTCGACGGCGAACTCTGGCACGGCACTTGGGAAAACGATGAAAGCGACCTGCGCCGCATCGACCCTCAAACCGCGCAAGTGCTGGAAAGCGTGACCATGCCGCCGGGGATTGGCGTGTCGGGGCTTGAGTCAGACGGCGCCGACCGGTTCTTTTGCGGCGGTGGCGGCAGTGCGAAGGTGAGGGCGGTTCGTCGGCCTGCCTGA
- a CDS encoding helix-turn-helix domain-containing protein: protein MASDPLISVAARALAAGDPVAALNRVSLRDDAPALALRGIAMAQLGDLDRARALMRRAARVFGPREAVAQARCVVAEGEIALASRDLAWPVKRLEAARAVLEFHGDRANVAHARSIEIRRLLLLGHLDEAESRLVDLDPGCLPPPSRAACELVVAGIAMRRLRTKTARAALERASHAARQAGIGALTAEVASAWRVLQAPAARLIAKGEERLLALEEVEALLSSDALVVDACRNGVNRASLWISLARRPVLFALARQLAQAWPADVSREMLIAQAFGLKLTDDSHRARLRVEVGRLRVALRPLAEVTATQRGFALVPRKVGEVAVLARPVEEPHAAVLALLADGQSWSSSALALALDTSQRTVQRALDTLAASGKVQSVGRGRACRWLAPPMPGFTTVLLLTALLPGG from the coding sequence ATGGCATCGGATCCGCTGATCAGCGTAGCAGCACGGGCACTGGCGGCGGGGGATCCGGTGGCCGCGCTCAATCGCGTTTCCCTGCGTGACGATGCGCCGGCCTTGGCGCTTCGCGGTATTGCCATGGCGCAGTTGGGCGATCTGGATCGGGCCAGGGCGCTGATGCGGCGGGCGGCTCGGGTCTTCGGGCCACGGGAGGCCGTGGCACAGGCGCGGTGCGTGGTGGCCGAAGGGGAAATCGCCCTGGCGTCCCGTGATCTGGCCTGGCCGGTGAAGCGTCTGGAGGCTGCGCGGGCGGTGCTTGAATTCCATGGTGACCGGGCGAACGTGGCCCACGCACGCTCAATCGAAATCCGTCGCTTGCTGTTGCTAGGCCACCTGGACGAAGCGGAGTCGAGGCTGGTCGACCTTGACCCTGGCTGTCTTCCTCCGCCGTCCAGAGCTGCTTGCGAACTGGTGGTGGCAGGCATTGCCATGCGGCGGTTACGCACGAAAACCGCACGAGCCGCGCTTGAACGTGCCAGCCATGCGGCGCGACAAGCGGGTATCGGCGCGCTGACTGCCGAAGTCGCCAGCGCCTGGCGCGTCCTGCAGGCTCCGGCGGCACGTCTGATTGCAAAGGGCGAGGAACGATTGCTGGCCCTTGAAGAGGTTGAAGCACTCCTGTCCAGCGACGCGTTGGTGGTGGATGCCTGTCGCAATGGCGTGAACAGGGCGAGCCTGTGGATCTCCCTTGCCAGGCGGCCGGTGTTGTTCGCCCTCGCCAGGCAGTTGGCTCAGGCCTGGCCTGCCGATGTGTCCAGGGAAATGCTCATTGCCCAGGCCTTTGGCTTGAAACTGACGGATGACTCCCATCGTGCCCGACTGCGGGTCGAAGTCGGGCGGTTGCGCGTGGCGCTTCGCCCACTGGCCGAGGTGACGGCGACCCAGCGTGGATTTGCTCTGGTGCCGCGCAAGGTCGGCGAAGTGGCGGTGCTCGCGCGTCCTGTAGAAGAGCCCCACGCCGCGGTGCTGGCGTTGCTGGCCGATGGCCAATCCTGGTCCAGTTCCGCCCTGGCGCTGGCCTTGGATACCAGCCAACGCACCGTGCAACGGGCCCTCGACACGCTGGCCGCGTCGGGCAAGGTGCAGTCGGTCGGGCGTGGGCGGGCCTGTCGCTGGCTGGCGCCACCGATGCCCGGATTCACGACGGTATTGTTACTCACCGCGCTGTTGCCCGGTGGTTAG
- a CDS encoding cysteine hydrolase family protein, with protein sequence MNTALLIIDVQHGLCSGEEECFDSPRMLRTINDLSARARAVGLPVILIQHEELEGSLTYGSSAWQLADGLLTAPDDLRVRKTTPDAFYQTDLLSLLQARMIDRVVICGLQTDYCVNATVRQAHALGYDLVLAADAHSTVDNGSMAAEQIIANHNNRLGRLSSAVSRIDVLPAGEIRL encoded by the coding sequence ATGAACACCGCATTGCTGATCATCGATGTCCAGCACGGGCTGTGCAGCGGCGAAGAAGAGTGCTTCGACAGCCCACGCATGCTCCGGACAATCAACGACCTCAGCGCCAGGGCCAGGGCTGTCGGCTTGCCGGTGATCCTGATCCAGCACGAAGAGCTGGAGGGTTCGCTGACGTATGGTTCCAGCGCCTGGCAACTGGCTGACGGCCTGTTGACCGCACCGGATGACCTGCGAGTACGCAAGACTACACCGGACGCTTTCTACCAGACCGACCTGTTGTCGCTGCTGCAAGCCCGGATGATTGATCGCGTGGTGATCTGCGGGTTGCAAACCGACTATTGCGTTAACGCCACCGTACGCCAGGCCCATGCCTTGGGGTACGACCTGGTCCTGGCCGCCGACGCCCATTCCACCGTGGACAACGGCAGCATGGCGGCCGAGCAGATCATTGCCAACCACAACAACCGGCTGGGCCGCCTGAGCAGCGCGGTATCACGGATCGATGTGCTGCCGGCGGGGGAAATCCGTCTCTGA
- a CDS encoding GNAT family N-acetyltransferase yields MTLRIERTDTPTAQDREAILVPLRAYNTAKTGGTVPELVAWLVRDEHSDEIVGGLYGRVFFRWFYIELLVVPEQARGQGTGSTLMQMAEDFAREKNCVGMWLDTFDFQAPAFYRQLGFTEIGQIDDYPPGHQHFFFQKRLSQID; encoded by the coding sequence ATGACGCTACGAATCGAACGTACGGACACCCCCACCGCACAGGACCGCGAGGCCATCCTCGTCCCGCTGCGCGCCTACAACACGGCCAAGACCGGCGGTACGGTGCCTGAGCTGGTCGCCTGGCTGGTGCGTGACGAACACAGCGACGAAATCGTGGGTGGGCTCTACGGTCGAGTGTTCTTTCGCTGGTTTTATATCGAGTTGCTGGTGGTGCCGGAACAGGCCCGTGGCCAGGGTACGGGGTCGACGTTGATGCAGATGGCCGAAGACTTTGCCCGAGAGAAAAACTGCGTGGGCATGTGGCTGGACACCTTCGACTTCCAGGCGCCCGCGTTCTACAGGCAACTCGGCTTCACGGAAATCGGCCAGATCGACGATTACCCGCCGGGCCACCAGCACTTCTTCTTCCAGAAGCGCCTGAGCCAGATCGATTGA